One segment of Anguilla anguilla isolate fAngAng1 chromosome 1, fAngAng1.pri, whole genome shotgun sequence DNA contains the following:
- the trip13 gene encoding pachytene checkpoint protein 2 homolog — protein MDGDKMDVVGDLKHAPSDISATNVHVEVHVKSHSTARRDDIKVHVLALLNRHRVVFGDYKWVEFDEDFLIKHVESVAIVDAERQPIDLKSCCLSIHIFSLNDEGPSTLNLEEEEDLSAANHWLLPAAEFHGIWESLVYEDGVKTQLLDYVSTTIFFSDKSVNSNLISWNRVVLLHGPPGTGKTSLCKALAQKLSIRLSNRYTYGQFVEINSHSLFSKWFSESGKLVTKMFQKIQQLIDDKEALVFVLIDEVESLTAARNAAQAGTEPSDAIRVVNSVLTQLDQIKRHPNVVILTTSNVTEKIDLAFVDRADIKQYIGPPSTEAIFNIYHSCLEELMKCQIIYPRQQLLTMFELQTMGFLESNVSELSLALRDIAVKSKGFSGRALRKLPFLAHALFVKTPTVTLERFMEAMDQAVDKQISDNAHLVNCV, from the exons ATGGACGGCGACAAAATGGACGTGGTTGGGGATCTCAAGCATGCTCCAAGTGACATAAGTGCCACCAATGTGCATGTTGAAGTTCACGTGAAATCTCACAG CACTGCGAGAAGAGATGACATTAAGGTGCACGTGCTGGCACTGCTCAACCGTCACCGCGTGGTGTTCGGGGATTACAAGTGGGTCGAGTTCGATGAAGACTTCCTAATCAAACACGTGGAATCGGTGGCCATTGTGGATGCAGAGCGACAG CCCATTGATCTGAAAAGCTGCTGTCTATCCATTCATATCTTCTCCCTCAATGATGAGGGGCCCAGCACCCTaaacctggaggaggaggaggacctaTCTGCTGCCAATCACTGGCTGTTACCAGCAG CTGAATTTCATGGCATTTGGGAAAGCTTGGTCTACGAGGATGGAGTTAAAACTCAA cTCTTGGATTATGTTTCAACAACGATATTCTTCTCGGACAAGAGCGTGAACAGCAACCTGATATCATGGAACCGGGTTGTCCTGCTTCATG GGCCCCCGGGCACTGGGAAGACCTCTCTGTGTAAGGCTTTGGCCCAGAAACTTTCCATCAGACTTTCaaacag GTACACGTATGGCCAGTTTGTGGAGATCAATAGCCATAGTTTGTTCTCCAAGTGGTTTTCAGAG AGCGGTAAACTTGTCACCAAGATGTTCCAGAAAATCCAGCAGTTGATCGATGATAAAGAAGctctggtttttgttctgattGATGAG GTGGAGAGTCTCACGGCAGCCCGGAATGCTGCCCAGGCAGGCACCGAGCCGTCGGACGCCATCCGAGTCGTCAACTCGGTCCTCACACAGCTCGACCAGATCAAACG GCACCCGAACGTGGTGATCCTCACCACCTCCAACGTGACGGAGAAGATTGACTTGGCGTTTGTGGACAGGGCTGATATAAAGCAGTACATTGGCCCTCCCTCCACCGAAGCCATCTTTAACATCTACCATTCCTGTCTGGAGGAGCTGATGAAG TGCCAGATTATCTACCCTCGACAACAGCTGCTGACCATGTTTGAACTGCAGACCATGGGCTTCCTGGAGAGCAACGTCTCTGAGCTCAGCCTTGCGCTCAGGGACATCGCAGT GAAGAGCAAAGGCTTCAGTGGTAGAGCACTGAGGAAACTGCCATTTTTGGCCCACGCCCTCTTTGTCAAG ACCCCAACGGTGACCCTTGAGAGGTTTATGGAGGCTATGGACCAAGCAGTTGACAAACAGATCTCTGACAATGCTCACCTGGTTAACTGTGTGTGA